GGTTCCGCTGGCCGGAATCGTCGCCGGATGACCAGCGCGACGATCACCACCGGCACTGCATCCAACAGGGGATTTTGGCGCGTACCGCTGAAGACGCTCGCGGTCACCCTTGCCGCAATGCTCTTACTTTTTGCGCACGACGCTAACGCAATGGTGTGGCAGTGGTGGAATAGTTCAACCTATCAACATTGTCTTTTCGTGCTGCCGATAGTTGCGTGGCTGATCTGGCAACGTCGTGTTGAGGTCGCTTCAGTCAAATTGGGAGCATGGCTCCCCGGCCTCGCCTTTCTGGGATTGGCTGCGTTCGGATGGCTGATCGGTCAGGCGGGTGGCGCATCGCTGATCCGACACGCCGCTCTGGTTGCGATGGTGCAGGCAACGGTGCTGACAATCCTCGGTCCCGCCGTCACGCGCGCCATTCTGTTTCCGCTATTTTATCTGATCTTTCTGATCCCTTTTGGGGATGCCTTCGTCCCGGCACTCCAGAATGTCACGGCGTCGATAACGATGGCGTTACTGCATCTGACCGGGGTGCCGGCGCATATCGACGGCGTGTTCATCACCATCCCCAATGGCTGGTTCGAAGTTGCGGAGGCTTGTTCTGGCGTAAAATTCCTCGTTGCAATGGTGGCCTATGGTGCCCTTGTCGCGCACGTTTGTTTCAAAAGCTGGCGACGCCGCGCGGCGTTCATGATGCTGTGCATCGTCGCGCCGGTTCTGGCGAACGGTGTGCGAGCCTTTGCAACCATCTACGCCGCGCATCTGACCTCCGTGGAAATTGCGACGGGATTCGATCATGTCGTATATGGCTGGTTCTTCTTCGCGATAGTCATGGCGCTGGTCATGCTTGCGGGGTGGAAATTCTTCGACCGCACGCTCGGCGATCCGTGGTTGGCCGGGTTTCGTGCTCCGGACTTTCGCGCAAGACCATTCCTCGGGATGGCGCTGGCGACGGTCGGCGTGGTCCTGCTGCCATTGCTATGGAACGGAACGGTCATTGCGGCAGGTCGCGCTCAACTCCCGCATAGTATTGCATTGTCTCAAGTCGCTGGTTGGACGATCGAACCGAGAGTCGCAGGATACCCATGGGTTGCTCGATTCGACGGTGCGGATCACCGTCTCTACGGACGCTATCGAGACGCCAGCGGGCAAAGCGTTGACCTCGCCATCGCGCTTTACGGATGGCAGAACGAGGGGCGAGAGATCGTCGGGTTCGCGCAGGGCGCAGTCGACCCCGATAGCAAATGGAAGTGGACGGCCACCGCCGCGCCTCCTCCGGCTGGTAAGGCAGAGCGCCTGATGGCGCCCGGACGGCTGGCGCGTGAGGCGTTGACCTTCTACGTGCTGGGCGGTGGGTCGACGGGAAGTAGCATGACGGTCAAACTGAGGACTTTGCGCGCGCGCTTGCTCGGCGGCGATCAGGGCGCGGCGGTGGTCATCTTGTCGGCAGAGGACGGCCCCGGCCATCCTGCACGGCTCGCCATCGACCGCTTCATGCAGGCATTCGGCCCGCCGCAAGCCCAGACTGCTCGCCTGTTCGCAGTCGCCCGGAGCCACTGACAATGTGCGGCATTGCCGGTCTTTTCCACCTTGGAACGCCGAAGCCAGTCGATCCCGCCCGCGTTCGCGCCATGATCGACATACAGGCCCATCGCGGCCCGGATGGCTCGGGCGTGTGGGTCGCGCAGGGTGTTGGTCTCGGTCACCGTCGCTTGTCGATCATCGACCTGGGCGGTGGCGCGCAACCGATGCTCAGCCCCGACGAGCGGGTCGCCGTTACCTATAATGGCGAAATCTATAATTTCCGCGAAGTTCGCCGCGAACTCGAAGTCGGTGGCGCGGAGTTTCGCACTGACAGCGACACCGAAGTCCTGATCCACGGTTGGCGCGCGTGGGGGCCGGAATTGCTTCCCCGGCTCAACGGCATGTTCGCCTTCGCGCTGTTCGACGCCGATCGGCAGACGCTGTTCATGGCGCGCGACCGCCTCGGCGTGAAACCGCTGCATTATACACGGCTGGCGGACGGCAGCATCGCCTTCGCGTCTGAACTGAAAGGCTTGCTCGCCAATCCCGCCGTCCGCCGCGAACCCTCGCTTCAGGCCATCGAGGATTACTTTGCGCTCGGCTATATTCCCGATGACGCCTGCTTGGTCGCCGGCGTGCAAAAACTGCCAGCAGGCAGCTATCTCCTCCTTGAACGCGGCAAACCCGAACCCGCGCCCGTCACTTGGTGGGATGTCGACTTTTCCCAAAGAACGACCGGATCGACGCGCGACGCCGAAGAACAGATGCGCACCCACCTCCGCGACGGTGTGACATCACGCATGGTCTCCGACGTTCCGCTCGGCGCATTCCTGTCCGGGGGTGTGGACTCCTCCAGCGTCGTCGCCCTTATGGCCGAAGCCAGCCCCAACGCGGTCCAAACCTGCTCCATCGGTTTCGATTCTGCAGCTCACGACGAGACTCACTACGCCGCGTTGATCGCCAAACGGTTTGCCACCAACCATCGTAAACGCATCGTCGCAGCAGATGATTTTCCTGCAATCGACGTGCTGGCAAACGCGTTCGACGAACCCTTCGCCGACGCCTCTGCGCTTCCCACTTGGCGGGTTTGCCAACTCGCACGCGAAACGGTGACGGTGGCGCTATCGGGTGACGGAGCGGACGAAATCTTTGCAGGATATCGCCGCTATAAATTCCAGTCCGCCGAAGAACGCGTGCGTGGCCTGATGCCCGCGGATTTCCGCCGTTCAATATTCGGAAAACTCGCCCACTATTACCCAAAAGCCGACTGGGCACCACAGAAATTCCGCGCCAAATCCACCTTCGAAGCTCTCGCCCGCGACGGCGACGAAGCCTATGCCCGAGCAGTCGGCGTAACCGGCCCCGAAATGCGTGCCGCGCTATTCTCTCCCAGCTTCAAGGCCGCGCTACAGGGCCACCGCGCGGAGGACCGCATCGTCGCCGCCATGCGCAATGCCCCTGCGCGCGACCCGTTGGACCGCGCCCAATATGCCGATCTCAAAATCTGGCTCCCCGGCGACATTCTGACCAAAGTCGATCGCACCAGCATGGCCGTCAGCCTCGAAGCGCGTGAACCACTCCTCGATCACCGCCTTGTAGAATTTGGCGCAACGCTGCCGGTGTCGCTACGTTTGCGAGGCGGCACAGGCAAATGGCTAATGAAAAAGGCAATGCAGAAATACTTGCCTGACGACATACTCTATCGCCAGAAAATGGGCTTCGTGACGCCGATCTCGGCATGGTTCCGTGGCGCGTTGGCAGAGGAGGCGACCCGTATCACCACGACCGCCTTTGCGGAAACCGGATGGTTCGACCCCGTTGTCCTGGCGAAGGTCGGCACCGATCACGCCAGTGGCGTGCGCGATCATGGGCGGCTATTGTGGCAACTCGTCATGCTTGAAAAATCACTTGCCCGCGTATTTGGCCTTCACGGATAGTCGGCCCGCACGAAATACAGCCCATCGGGCGGCGCATTCAGTCCCAGCCGCGTCCGGTCCCTGGCCTCCAGTGCCTCGCGCAAATCGCCCGCCGACCAGCGCCCGATCCCGACCAGCGACAGGCACCCGACCATCGACCGCACCTGATGATGCAGGAACGACCGCGCCGATGCCCGGATGGTAATCGCATTGCCCGTCCGCGTGACATCGAGCCGATCCAGCGTTTTTACCGGATTTGCCGACTGGCAATGCACCGATCGAAACGTTGTGAAATCATGATGCCCGACCAATATCTGCGCCGCGTCGTGCATTGCCTCCGCATCGAGCGCCTTTTTGATCCGCCACTCGCGCCCGGCACCCAATGTCAAAGGCGCGCGCCGGTTTACGATCCGATATTCATAATGCCGCGCCAGACACGCAAACCGCGCGTGAAAGTCCGCCGCGACCGTCTCACACGCGATTACCGCAACCGGTACATCGATCAGGCCCGCATTGATCGCCTCCATCAACGCGAAGGGTGTCATCACGCGCGCTACGTCCAGATGCGCGACCATCCCCAGACCGTGAACCCCCGCATCGGTTCGCCCGGCGGCATGAACAACGATCGTCTCCTTCAGGATCGCGGCGCACGCATCCTCCAGCGCCTTCTGCACGGTGGCCCCATGCGGTTGCCGCTGCCAGCCCATGAATGGTTGCCCGTCGAATTCGACAGTGATTCGAAACCGTTGCGTCAAAGCTGCGTGCCCGCCGGAATGGCAAAGCCCCGCAACAGATCGGCGGGTTTCATTGCTCCACGTCCTGCCCGCTGAACCAAAGTCGGCCGGATCGCGCCGGGATTGCACGCAATCGTCAGCGCGTCATCGATCACCATGGCTGGCCGCGCCGATCCGGTAATCAACGGCTCGGCGCTCAAAATACGAATCCGCTCCCCCAGATATTCAAAAAATGCGCCCGGCGTCGGAGCGAATGCCCGAACTTGGCGCTCAGTCTGTGTCGCGCTTGCCATGAAATCGATCCGGGCCTCTGCTTTGTCGATTTTCGCTGCATAGGTCACGCCTTCGTCCGGCTGAACAACCGGCGGAAACGTGTTCAGATCAGTCAGCACATCGACCAGTAACCGCGCACCCAATTCGGCCAACTCCCCGGTCAATTCCCCCGCAGTCTTCCGCGCAACGTCGGCTTCGACTGTCGCCAGCATTGGACCGGTATCAAGTCCAGCCTCCATTCCCATAATCGTCACGCCGGTCTTAATATCGCCAGCAAGGATGGCGCGGTGGATCGGCGCGGCCCCCGCCAGCGCGGCAGCAACGAAGCATGGACATTGATGCACCCGAATTTCGGCGCATCGAGCACCGCGCGTGGCAAGATCAGTCCATAAGCCGCAACCACCGCAATATCCGCCCCGAAAGCCGCAAACTCTTCCTGAGCCTCCGTCGTTTTCAAGGAAACCGGATACCGAACTGCGATCCCCAACTCCTCCGCGCGGCGCTGCACAGGAGAGGGCGATAACGTCTTGCCACGCCCAGCAGGGCGCGGTGGCTGGGTGTAAACCGCCACAACGTCATGCCCCGCGGCGACCAGCGCG
This genomic stretch from Sphingomonas paeninsulae harbors:
- the xrtA gene encoding exosortase A; the protein is MTSATITTGTASNRGFWRVPLKTLAVTLAAMLLLFAHDANAMVWQWWNSSTYQHCLFVLPIVAWLIWQRRVEVASVKLGAWLPGLAFLGLAAFGWLIGQAGGASLIRHAALVAMVQATVLTILGPAVTRAILFPLFYLIFLIPFGDAFVPALQNVTASITMALLHLTGVPAHIDGVFITIPNGWFEVAEACSGVKFLVAMVAYGALVAHVCFKSWRRRAAFMMLCIVAPVLANGVRAFATIYAAHLTSVEIATGFDHVVYGWFFFAIVMALVMLAGWKFFDRTLGDPWLAGFRAPDFRARPFLGMALATVGVVLLPLLWNGTVIAAGRAQLPHSIALSQVAGWTIEPRVAGYPWVARFDGADHRLYGRYRDASGQSVDLAIALYGWQNEGREIVGFAQGAVDPDSKWKWTATAAPPPAGKAERLMAPGRLAREALTFYVLGGGSTGSSMTVKLRTLRARLLGGDQGAAVVILSAEDGPGHPARLAIDRFMQAFGPPQAQTARLFAVARSH
- a CDS encoding XrtA/PEP-CTERM system amidotransferase → MCGIAGLFHLGTPKPVDPARVRAMIDIQAHRGPDGSGVWVAQGVGLGHRRLSIIDLGGGAQPMLSPDERVAVTYNGEIYNFREVRRELEVGGAEFRTDSDTEVLIHGWRAWGPELLPRLNGMFAFALFDADRQTLFMARDRLGVKPLHYTRLADGSIAFASELKGLLANPAVRREPSLQAIEDYFALGYIPDDACLVAGVQKLPAGSYLLLERGKPEPAPVTWWDVDFSQRTTGSTRDAEEQMRTHLRDGVTSRMVSDVPLGAFLSGGVDSSSVVALMAEASPNAVQTCSIGFDSAAHDETHYAALIAKRFATNHRKRIVAADDFPAIDVLANAFDEPFADASALPTWRVCQLARETVTVALSGDGADEIFAGYRRYKFQSAEERVRGLMPADFRRSIFGKLAHYYPKADWAPQKFRAKSTFEALARDGDEAYARAVGVTGPEMRAALFSPSFKAALQGHRAEDRIVAAMRNAPARDPLDRAQYADLKIWLPGDILTKVDRTSMAVSLEAREPLLDHRLVEFGATLPVSLRLRGGTGKWLMKKAMQKYLPDDILYRQKMGFVTPISAWFRGALAEEATRITTTAFAETGWFDPVVLAKVGTDHASGVRDHGRLLWQLVMLEKSLARVFGLHG
- the truA gene encoding tRNA pseudouridine(38-40) synthase TruA; amino-acid sequence: MTQRFRITVEFDGQPFMGWQRQPHGATVQKALEDACAAILKETIVVHAAGRTDAGVHGLGMVAHLDVARVMTPFALMEAINAGLIDVPVAVIACETVAADFHARFACLARHYEYRIVNRRAPLTLGAGREWRIKKALDAEAMHDAAQILVGHHDFTTFRSVHCQSANPVKTLDRLDVTRTGNAITIRASARSFLHHQVRSMVGCLSLVGIGRWSAGDLREALEARDRTRLGLNAPPDGLYFVRADYP